In the genome of Pongo pygmaeus isolate AG05252 chromosome 9, NHGRI_mPonPyg2-v2.0_pri, whole genome shotgun sequence, one region contains:
- the LOC129008952 gene encoding LOW QUALITY PROTEIN: olfactory receptor 52B2 (The sequence of the model RefSeq protein was modified relative to this genomic sequence to represent the inferred CDS: substituted 1 base at 1 genomic stop codon), with translation MSHTNITIFHPAVFVLLGIPGLETYHIWLSIPLCLIYITAVLGNSILIVVIVMERNLHEPMYFFLSMLAVTDILLSTTTVPKALAIFWLQAHNIAFDACVTQVFFVHMMFVGESAILLAMAFDRFVAICAPLRYTTVLTWPVVGRIALAIITRSFCIIFPVIFLLKRLPFCXTNIVPHSYCEHIGVAHLACADITVNIWYGFSVPIVMVILDVILIAVSYSLILRAVFRLSSQDARHKALSTCGSHLCVILMFYVPSFFTLLTHRFGRNIPQHVHILLANLYVSVPPMLNPIVYGVKTKQIREGVAHLFFDIKTWCCTSPLG, from the coding sequence ATGAGTCACACCAACATTACCATCTTCCATCCTGCAGTTTTTGTCCTACTTGGCATCCCTGGGTTGGAGACTTATCACATTTGGCTGTCAATACCTCTTTGCCTCATTTACATCACTGCAGTCCTGGGAAACAGCATCCTGATAGTGGTTATTGTCATGGAACGTAACCTTCATGAGCCCATGTATTTCTTCCTCTCCATGCTTGCCGTCACGGACATCCTGCTGTCTACCACCACTGTGCCCAAGGCCCTAGCCATCTTTTGGCTTCAAGCACATAACATTGCTTTTGATGCCTGTGTCACCCAAGTCTTCTTTGTCCATATGATGTTTGTGGGGGAGTCAGCTATCCTGTTAGCCATGGCCTTTGATCGCTTTGTGGCCATTTGTGCCCCACTGAGATATACAACAGTGCTAACATGGCCTGTTGTGGGAAGGATTGCTCTGGCCATCATCACCCGAAGCTTCTGCATCATCTTCCCAGTCATATTCTTGCTGAAGCGGCTGCCCTTCTGCTGAACCAACATTGTTCCTCATTCCTACTGTGAGCATATTGGAGTGGCTCATTTAGCCTGTGCTGACATCACTGTTAACATTTGGTATGGCTTCTCAGTGCCCATTGTCATGGTCATCTTGGATGTGATCCTCATCGCTGTGTCTTACTCACTGATCCTCCGAGCAGTGTTTCGTTTGTCCTCCCAGGATGCTCGGCACAAGGCCCTCAGCACTTGTGGCTCCCACCTGTGTGTCATCCTTATGTTTTATGTTCCATCCTTCTTTACCTTATTGACCCACCGTTTTGGGCGTAATATTCCTCAACATGTCCATATCTTGCTGGCCAATCTTTATGTTTCAGTGCCACCAATGCTGAACCCCATTGTCTATGGTGTGAAGACTAAGCAGATACGTGAGGGTGTAGCCCACCTGTTCTTTGACATCAAGACTTGGTGCTGTACCTCCCCTCTGGGCTGA